A genomic region of Ensifer adhaerens contains the following coding sequences:
- a CDS encoding EF-hand domain-containing protein: MRKLVLLSVLVFCPAGLAVAQQAATMNQGQMDALDRNKDGAVDRSEYEAFMTTAFANLDKNKDGNLTPDETKQALNAQQFAATDANSDGKITRAEFLDRVMADFKTADRSGDGNLK; the protein is encoded by the coding sequence ATGAGAAAGCTCGTTCTTTTGAGCGTCCTTGTATTCTGTCCGGCTGGTCTCGCTGTCGCGCAGCAGGCTGCAACGATGAACCAGGGGCAGATGGATGCGCTCGACCGCAACAAGGACGGCGCGGTCGATCGGTCCGAGTACGAGGCCTTCATGACCACGGCCTTTGCGAACCTGGACAAGAACAAGGACGGTAACCTTACCCCCGACGAGACGAAACAGGCGCTCAATGCTCAGCAGTTTGCCGCCACCGATGCCAATAGCGACGGCAAGATCACCCGGGCCGAATTTCTGGACCGGGTGATGGCGGACTTCAAAACGGCGGATCGCAGCGGCGACGGCAATCTGAAGTGA
- a CDS encoding VOC family protein: MGSDFMRIDKLTLPASDISKSAAFFRDVLDLPVTGNSIQVGWSEIRLISATEEAPRGVHMAFNVPYDRFGAAVDWLKERTPVQRVPDGRECFVLGGHWQAKSIYFDGRDGSVLELIGRRRLAGLAGDRPFSGADLSCLSEVGLPTEDVASLVAECLRAFGMATLGPASSGFAAIGNDEGLLIAVEPSRSWFPQKRQLPSAQGLEITLAGVDAPGAMSDPKYGWKIRAD; this comes from the coding sequence ATGGGATCGGATTTCATGCGTATAGATAAACTGACACTCCCTGCATCGGATATCTCGAAGAGCGCCGCGTTCTTTCGTGACGTGCTGGACCTGCCGGTAACCGGGAATTCCATCCAGGTGGGGTGGAGCGAAATCCGTCTGATCTCTGCGACGGAAGAGGCGCCGCGTGGCGTGCACATGGCTTTCAATGTGCCCTATGATCGGTTTGGTGCCGCAGTGGACTGGCTGAAGGAGCGAACGCCTGTCCAACGGGTACCGGATGGCAGGGAATGCTTCGTTCTTGGCGGACATTGGCAGGCAAAGTCTATCTACTTCGACGGTCGCGACGGCTCGGTGCTGGAGTTGATCGGCCGTCGCAGGCTGGCCGGCCTCGCCGGAGATCGACCGTTCAGCGGGGCTGATTTATCCTGCTTGAGCGAGGTCGGGTTGCCGACCGAAGATGTCGCGAGCCTCGTTGCCGAGTGCCTCAGGGCGTTCGGGATGGCAACGCTCGGACCGGCCTCGTCCGGTTTTGCCGCGATCGGTAATGATGAGGGGCTGCTGATCGCCGTCGAACCAAGCCGGTCATGGTTTCCGCAAAAGCGTCAACTGCCGAGTGCGCAAGGCCTGGAAATTACGTTGGCTGGCGTGGACGCACCTGGAGCCATGTCGGACCCGAAATATGGTTGGAAGATCCGCGCCGATTAG